aacacaaAATTCTTTACGAACTTATTTGGATATATATTCATTAAAatattgagttaatttttaaattactcCCTAAAGAATGACTCATTTTCTATTAACAATTTTTGTTAACGATTgatgatataaaatattaattgaaagTATGCATGACACCTAATGTGTTCAGTTGGATGTAAATAAAtatgtttatgaaaatttattaatttagttgcTAAATCATCTTGAGACTAGGATTTATGTAATTGGAAAAAAGATGCTAAATTGATAGATTTTCATAAACATATTTGATTAATGTCTAATTAgacatattaaatattatatatgttattagtTAACATTCCACGTTATTAACTGTTGATAgaaattgttaatgaaatgataaaagaataaaaatgattaaccctatattttattattaatttttaaatataattaaattattgaattacAAATATATTCAAATAAGATGAGACTCAATACAAGAATaagatcaaatttaattattactcATCTTGTACGTTTATCATACTTTATACAGCATAGTATTTGAAATATAATGCGATTAGACAGAAATACAATTGTGAAACCTTTATCTCATTTGTATTATCTTCACAATTTGAGAAGAAACTTTCGTTTGGAGCTAGGGAATCAGATTATTAATTGTAGTTTGAAGTAGTAGACATGTTTTGATGGTGGAAAAATGAAATGGTATCACATGAGTCAAGTGATATAATGGCAGAATGGCTTTTGAGATTCAGCTTTCTATTGAGAGGTTATTGACatcctaattatattataaacatattggaatttaaaaaattacactaaattaattcttattctttttgtGTCGAGTTATTTCTCATACTGTAGGTAACTtcacatatttattttatattgggCTAAAAAAATAAcgttattttagtttttgtgCTAAATACGTGATGAAATTACGTTGATTCACATTAataattatacatttttttatctaattcaATGTAAAAGAATACATGTGAGATCATTCAAGGCATGACAATTAGTTCCACAAAAAAGAtgtacaaaatttaaaattttttactgtGCATTAAAATCTTGGATACCCTTTTAAACGCAAATGAcgaatttgaaaaatcatttaAGTTACATTTGTTTTTAAGAACagataaataagataagatattaaaaataaaatgtaaaagataaagacacaaaatttaatatttttatattttatttaataataaaataaaataaataaattatattgaatttattttttatcctctttattaaaataaaaataaaatacactaatttaatattttgaacataatATCTTTATATTTCATTTATCAAACATTCGGAATTTGGTGGAGCCCATTTAAGTTCCGTACCGTGAGGCTGAGGGTGCGGGGGAGGTTAGTATAAATTGGTTGAGATGGCACGATGGATCACTACATATACACTGAAGAGCGAAGAGGAAGTTGAATTATGGAAGGGCAAGATCTGTCGCCGCCACAAGTGGACGCATCTCGACCGTCGTTGGGTTTCCCTTTAGGCACTGCCCTCCTTCTGATCATCATATTCACCCTCAGCGGCGTGTTCTCCTGCTGCTACCATTGGGATAAGTTCCGCTCCTTCCGTCAATCTCAATTCCCTTCCTCTCCTACCAAATCCAACCTCAACGTAAGTATATCTATCTATTCATTAccattattctctctctctctctctgcttattttgtttgttttgatagCAGGAATCGAAGAAGCAAAACAGGGAAGAAAGCTTGCCGGTGTTGATGCCAGGGGACGAGCTTCCCAAGTTCATTGCGATGCCTTGCCCCTGCCAGCCGACGCGGCCTCACAAGGACCACGAAGACAACACCGTCATTGTGAGGGTGGAGAAGCCACTGCAGCTGCCAGCCATCCCTTTATATTTGTGAGCTAGCTAGCTAGTTAACCCACAACAACTCCATCTCAatacatatatatgtatgtacaAGTATAAGATCGGTAGAGGCCAAGGGATTTGTATGTAGGATAATAGAATCTGGTGACTATTCcatttcattcaatcattgtaCCATACGCCATGTAGCTGCTATTATTAATTAAGGAATCTCCATCT
The genomic region above belongs to Arachis duranensis cultivar V14167 chromosome 3, aradu.V14167.gnm2.J7QH, whole genome shotgun sequence and contains:
- the LOC107480958 gene encoding uncharacterized protein At5g65660 isoform X1; translation: MEGQDLSPPQVDASRPSLGFPLGTALLLIIIFTLSGVFSCCYHWDKFRSFRQSQFPSSPTKSNLNQESKKQNREESLPVLMPGDELPKFIAMPCPCQPTRPHKDHEDNTVIVRVEKPLQLPAIPLYL
- the LOC107480958 gene encoding uncharacterized protein At5g65660 isoform X2; protein product: MEGQDLSPPQVDASRPSLGFPLGTALLLIIIFTLSGVFSCCYHWDKFRSFRQSQFPSSPTKSNLNESKKQNREESLPVLMPGDELPKFIAMPCPCQPTRPHKDHEDNTVIVRVEKPLQLPAIPLYL